The Mastomys coucha isolate ucsf_1 unplaced genomic scaffold, UCSF_Mcou_1 pScaffold20, whole genome shotgun sequence nucleotide sequence AGTACTTGCATCTAATTTCAATCAGTCGCAAAACAAGCAGGCAgtgaacatacatataaacaggaaaaatgctcataaattttaaaactcagtttttaaaaactgagagaAATGAAGATTCAGCAAGGTTCATTCACCCACCCAGAGTCACAGAGCAAGTCCATTTTGGATCTCGAATGTGTGCTTGCATCTCTTTATCCAAGAGGACTCTGTTCCCCCCAGAGAAGAGTGGCTTCATAAAGCAAAGGGCAGGGGACAAAGGCCACCTCCTCTGCCAGGCCAACACCTTTGCCACACCAGCCCCCATGTTCTTTCAGGAAATCTGGTGACAAATGGATGGTAATGTCCTGTACACAAGATTAGGACAGAAGCCCAGCACACTGTAGGAAGGGATGGGCAAGGGATGATCATTTTCCAGTGCCCTCCATGCTGTGGGCTTCCTCTTCCCCACCTGAGCTATGCCTGTTGTATGAGCGTTAACATGCTCATGAAGACACTGTGCAGTGTTCAGACTTCCCCCTTGGCATCAGTTGGGTATTTATCAAATGGGTGCCTTGCTTTTCCTCTAAGAGTTCCTCTCCCCTAGATTCCTTGTGTAGAATCTTTTACAGTAGATATTTTGGTCCTTGGTTTTCTTACATATGTTTAGTTTCTTAAGCCTCCAGTCTTCTCTGGAAATACCTAATCTTTCATGCTTTGCTCCTATGCAAACTCTTGATATATTGACATCAGGTATTATAAAATACTATCTTCTAATTCTGAGACCAAAACACAGGAGTAGGCCACCCTAGATGAATGGATTCTCTTCAGAGTATGGTCCATAGCTCTATTTGTCCAGATCTTATATTACTGAATGTAAAGTACCTAGAGGACAAAATCAAACTTGCATGTAATTTCTGTCCACATAGCTCTGGTGCCAATATGCTAGCTCATCGTGAGAAAACTTGCCATCACAGAAAATCAAACTTTACAGCCCTCTCATACATGGATATCAACAGGTTAGTTATACGTTTTTCATTACTGAGAATGAGCAGAGGACTGACTGAGGCATAGCTATGAGCTACAAGGATCTGGACACAATACAGCAATGGATTTCCCTGGAATATAGTTCTTGAGTAGGAGATGATACTGTCAAAAGTTGAGATCACAAGGAATAGGCTCATAAGCATTAGAATGGTCCAGAGGGCTCTTTGCTCTGGAGTTGCTTTGGGAGAAAGGTTTGAGTTCTGAAGACGCTGGGATCGAGTCTTGTGCCTGCACAAGAGAGTCGCCATGTAGCAAGTCGAGAGGCCCATGAGACCAACAACGAAGACATTCCTGAAAGCCAACGGTGTGGAAAATGTGTGTTGCATTGAAGGACTCATGGGTCGAAAAGAGCAAGAATTTGTGATATATAGAAGATTAACAGAGGTGAGATTTCCTGTGGCAATAGCTGCTATTAAAATATGGCTGCTGATGGATGTATAGAAGATACtcagtaaaataaagaaacatgagAGCTCATGTGGAGAATTGTGTTTGAACTTTGCTAAATAAGAGCTTTGAGGGCAGAGGATGATAGCCTGGAAGACACTCAACAGGCAGGTGGCACAAACAGAGAGGCTCCTTAACAACCTGTGCAAGAAAATGACAAGTTTACATGTGAAAACATCCCATCCTCCTGAAGACATAAAAaagtcctctgttatatatgctgCAAGTAACAGCATTGCTAGGTATATTAGGGCCACAAGGCCAATGGGCAGGTCAGTTAGTCTGGGTCTGTGCCCACGAATAAACATGAAggtgtggaagaggagaaggcagcTGTTGGCTGAGATCCCAAGGCCTATCTCAGAGAAGAAGGCATTTCTAATGTAAACACTACAGTACAGTTTAATGTCTTCATTCATATTAAGCTGGGTAGAAGCACATAGTAGCTGTctaaggagaaaatgagaaactaCTTTGTTACATATTGCCTTCTACATCCAGAAAAGGAACATTAACCTGAATGTGTACAGATGCATCCCAATTTATCCTCAACTGAATAGAATTTCAGCTCTCACATCATCCAGAATCCTTCCCTACTCTTACATATTTTCTAACCCTCCACAACATTGGATAGCTTAAGTTTTCCATTGTAAAACTCTAACAGGTTTTGTTCTACAATAAAATTCCatacattataaaaaatatttgcgTTCTTATTACCTCTTATGTCCATTTACCTGGGCAATGCCaaatgtggttttgatttgtatgcTCTTGGTCATCAAGCATGTAATAGTTCTGTATTTTCAGTGAACCTGAAGGGAGAAGATTTCACAAAATTGTATGAGAGGTTTCTGtggaaagaaaactcaaagagTTACTTCATTAGGCATtctctttaccttttcttttattaacagGCCAAATATTCTTATTATAATTACACCTAAAATGCTGGTTAAGTGTGAACTCAGAATTCATTCTGTTTCAggttgtatccacagtcaggttgtgcatgcgcacacacacacacacacacacacacacacacatatacatctgaGTACTCTGAGGCCAGGTTGGAATCACATCCTCTAAAACATGTGGATACTCTTGGGCCAGTGTCAGAGAAAATCTAGGTGTGAAGGAAGATGTGCTATACACACCAAATGTGGAAGTGTTTCCTGGATATCCTGATCTCCATGGAAATGTCAGCCACTGGACTTATTCTCATATTGTTTCTGATAGGGCAAATTAGCACAGCCCTGTTAAAACTGTTCAGTTGAAACAGAGAAGATGAAAATTACTAAACAGAAGAATGGTGGTACTGTCCATGTCTTGAGAGTTCTGACAGCACTTTAGGCCAATTATTTGAATCCTCCTTTGGAAGTCTATATCTCATTAAGATCTCcagaaaatcaaaaccacaagcCTCTGTGATAAGAGCCTGGTCATCAGACACTGGCAGGGACTGCCCTGTTGTTTCCTTTGAAAGAAGCAGGACAGAGTAGGTAACAGCTGCAGCTATAGTTGATCCAGAACTGttccacacaaaacaaaaacattttctattgtcaaataaattgaaatacatGATAATTCAGTGAGTagaacacaggagaaaggattaATTGAACCTCTCTAGTGTTTCTTCAGGAAGCTGGATACCTGTATTTATAGAAGGAAGTGGGAACTTTGTGTCTTAAGTGAGTACTCATAGTTCTAGTTACCACAGAGGCATGGTGATCTTGGGAACTCTTTCTAATAAGCAGAGCAGGTGCTGAAGCTTGATACCACAATTTCCCAATGTCTGAATTTGGGTTGAGAACAAAAAGCATTCATCAGCGAACACTGGTAGGATCATTGCAGTCATGTGCAGTTGTCCTTTGTTGGACTAGTTTAAAATCTGCCACCTGTGTATCAGGATCAAGACAAGTTGTGGGTTCACATTAACCTCTTAACTAAACTTCTTTGAAAGACATAGTTTAATATGATGCTGAAAACTAAATTTGAAGGAGAAAATGGGACAAGGCTCAATTACATcacatttaacacacacacacacacacacacacacacacacacacacacaccaagattcAAACATTTTCATATGAGTGAAATTGGaaggtatattttatttgttaagtgagacagagagaaaagattaCCAGAATAAAACACTTTGTATTCCTGGGCCTTAGGATCATGTCCACTGTGCATTTAACAATTAGTCTCCTGTAACCACATCATCATAGTTCTCTGAGAAGACATCTCCTACCAAGGAAAGCATGGCAGACTAAGGGCTGACACCACTAATCTGTGATTTCTGAAACAGAATTGGAACAAAAGGCTTTGTCATTTTGACCAACAATTCTCCCACAAGACCTGTAGAATAATAAACCCTGGGAGCAAGCAAAAGAAGCCTCCTTCTGAGGGATGTGCAGGGAAGTCCAGTGATTCTCAAAGCAGCATAACTTAACAATGGAGCCATGGTTGCTTCCCGGAGGTTATAGGTACTGGAGATACCACACTTACAACACAGGGCAGGGATTATTTGATTGAATCTAACCTGAAAACCCTCTTGTCTAGCTTCCATGGTACTAGAAAATTGTCTATAAGCTGTCCAAGGAGGGACAGCATCAGTCAATACAACAAAGAGGAGCATGGCAAGCTGGCCACAAAGGTGCAATAGAAGCACTTACCCTTGGAAGTGGCCAACAGCCTCTGATTGGATGTATAAGCAGCATTATTGCTTATCCAATACAAAGCAGCCAGCCCTAAAACCATATTACattcaaaaataaatgcatttgtatatttgagcacacatacatattttgtgTATAAAAATGATAAGGAAAAAGAATTAGTGATTCTGAGTGAGGCATATGTGAATGATTTCAGGGAGGAAGACAGGACAAAAGTGACATTCTTAGTTAATTAGAAAGttatttaaaactaaacaaataaatggggAAAGTAACCTTGAGCAAACATGAATAGACAGGCTGTTGTCATGTGAAATAGGCCTCTATCAGCTCTAGGAAACAATGACTTGGTTTCTGTATACTTATTTCTGATGACTTAGTCACTCAAATTCATGAGCCAATTCTTTCAATGATAGTTGATCTATGAAAACAATAGATGCAAAATGAGCACATTTAATTAAGTAGTGGacttagaatttttaaagtgtttctttgtAAGTATAACAAatattaagtatataatatatttatttatggagGCTTACCAAATAAATGTGGGGCATTAAGtttaagaagaaggaggagaagaaagaggagaaggaggaggaggaggaaagagaaagtctAAATAGAATTTTAAGAGATTTATATCAGAGAAATAAATATCTGGAGAAGAAAACACCCATGTTGCTGTGCAAAACACAACCCCCTTTGCTGAGGGGCCATCAGAGTTCAGGGTCTCCTCTGCAGATGCTGAAAACCTCCCTTCAGCCCCTGAGTTCCTTCTTCAGCCTACCTGGGTCCTGACCACCTTCTGATTCTGCACTGTACAGAGCACTTACACAGATGGACAGAGCAGGGAGAACTCTGCATGAGGAGATCCTGCACAGGCTTAGGTGAAGGGAGTCTTTAATGCATTTCTACAGCTTGTAAGTTTAGTGTCTGTCCAAGGTGACAAGTTCCTGCTGAAGAGCATAGAAATACCAGTGGGGCATCATCCCTGTGGTATCTTGTCACTCTGCCCCGTCCCTATCTTTATGTCACCCTGTCCTGGATAACAGCTATCTTGTGAAGGTGAGCACAAACTTTATCTGAGTTCCCTTGCCACATCTGCCACATCAGAAAATTTGCAACAAAATATACAACCCTAACTTATCTCACTTTACTCCTTGGACTTAATTCTGAGTAGTTTTCTTCACTGTGATGGCTCTCTCTGGGATGCAGGACTCCTTGTCTTCACATAATTTCCCTGTGCACTTGAGGGTCCTCCCTACACAAGGTGTGACAGGCAGCTTTCCCTGggtttgtattttctgttttcgAGGTACTGgtgattttgttttctcatattcACAAACTGTTAGTAACAGGATTTTAGCTGTGAGTGAAATAAAGGAAATTAGATGGAATGTGGAGAAGCTCATGCAgccctggagagagagggagattcagGCAGATGGAACACAGCTGAGGAGCCTGAATTATCAGTATCTTCTTGGctgacagaggcagaaacaggctcTGAAACAATGTACAATTCTGTTTCAATTCCCACAAATCTAACACATAGCTAAAAATAGCATTATGAGTCCTAGTACAAAAGAGACACAGTTACCTTTTACTTAAGGTCCTCAGTTAAGTGACTCTGATGGTGTATTTCAAATGCCTGAATAGTGTGATAACTccagagttggaggcaggagacttgtaagttccaggctagccttggctacatggaaGGATGcagtttcaaagaagaaaacaactacAAGGATATCATGTTGGGTCATAAATATTCCCAGTGTTATAATTTGAATGGAATGCTTTAAACAACCCCTGACTAATCTTACAGTTAAATAGACAGTATAGATGGTAATAATTCTAGAAAAAACTGGAAATTAGGAGGAAATaaatgtttccctaatttttttagAGAGAGTCACACCATGTAGCCTTAGCTTGCCTGGCACTCACAACACACATCAGGATATCTTTGAAATCacaaagctctgcctgcctcttcccctcAAACCACATGTTGGCATTACAAGCATATGTCACCACATTTGGATCTGTTAATGGTTTTACACATTTGTAATAAcagtttattcatttttctctatattcTTGATCTTCATGTCTCTGCAGATATTCTCTACTGTTAGTCATTCAGGACACTCAGTCTGTTAGCGTAGAACCTCACATCAGCATTTCTGACcaactcaggaagtagagaggatGGATCACAGTTTCTCTTCAGATGATCTGCTTGCATCACACAATAGTTTTGTTATACCTTTAATTGAACCTAGAGGCTCAGTTATGCAATCAAAGCATGAACAATGACATTACACCTCACTGAGTGTCACTTTGGTTTGTAAACTGCCCTAAATTCCTCCTTTAAGTTATTGAGTACAGGATACTTTCATTggtataaaaatacaattaagaaGATTCGTGTATTTGATTTCTTTCCAATTAAGAATCTTTCAAGACAATACTTTTCAGGAAATTTGTTGATGTCTCAGCTTTGTCTTTATTCATGTCTGGTTCACTATTTAAACCTTGAGGATTCagtgtttctccctccctcccttcccctactctcgtgtgtgtgtgtgtgtgtgtgtgtgtgtgtgtgtgtgtgtgtgtgtgtgtgttctttgtccATGTCTTGCATAGGTGTCTTTCTTCAATTTTTAGCTTATCTTTAtcagacaaagtctctcactgaatcctgATGTAGCCTGTTGTGAGTGTAGCCCTGAGACCCTTCTCTGTCCCTCAGATCTGGTATTACAGATATGTGTGAATTAGCCAAACCTCACTTCTCTGTTTAAGGTGGTGTATTGTTCTTGGGTCATCATTTCTTCACAGATAGTGCCATTGCTTGCTATCATCTCCTTAATCTATAAATGTGGAGCTTTCACCTAACAGAAAGCtctcactcaggaggcaggtacTGAAGCCCTGATGCAGCCCTAgcactcttcttttcttttcttttctccttccttttctttttctttttctttttttcttttttggtagctgtattctaatgatttttaaaatttttattacatatttt carries:
- the LOC116098245 gene encoding vomeronasal type-1 receptor 52-like gives rise to the protein MNEDIKLYCSVYIRNAFFSEIGLGISANSCLLLFHTFMFIRGHRPRLTDLPIGLVALIYLAMLLLAAYITEDFFMSSGGWDVFTCKLVIFLHRLLRSLSVCATCLLSVFQAIILCPQSSYLAKFKHNSPHELSCFFILLSIFYTSISSHILIAAIATGNLTSVNLLYITNSCSFRPMSPSMQHTFSTPLAFRNVFVVGLMGLSTCYMATLLCRHKTRSQRLQNSNLSPKATPEQRALWTILMLMSLFLVISTFDSIISYSRTIFQGNPLLYCVQILVAHSYASVSPLLILSNEKRITNLLISMYERAVKFDFL